One part of the Archocentrus centrarchus isolate MPI-CPG fArcCen1 unplaced genomic scaffold, fArcCen1 scaffold_40_ctg1, whole genome shotgun sequence genome encodes these proteins:
- the LOC115776867 gene encoding LOW QUALITY PROTEIN: activating signal cointegrator 1 complex subunit 3-like (The sequence of the model RefSeq protein was modified relative to this genomic sequence to represent the inferred CDS: deleted 1 base in 1 codon): protein MVHTGYKGLHFLLQKKQVVTGEPQHIVFTIPIFEPLPSQYYIKAVSDRWLGAEAVCVINFQNLILPERHPPHTELLDLQPLPVTALGNQEYESLYKFTHFNPIQTQIFHTLYHTDTNVLLGAPTGSGKTIAAEIAMFRVFNECPSSKVVYIAPLKALVRERIEDWKVRIEEKLGKKVVELTGDVTPDMRAIAQADLIVTTPEKWDGVSRSWQNRSYVQKVAILIIDEIHLLGEDRGPVLEVIVSRTNFISSHTSKSVRVVGLSTALANARDLADWLGIGQVGLFNFRPSVRPVPLEVHIHGFPGQHYCPRMASMNKPTFQAIRTHSPAKPVLIFVSSRRQTRLTALDLIAYLATEDNPKQWLHQDEREIEDIIATVRDSNLKLTLAFGIGMHHAGLHERDRKTVEELFVNCKIQVLIATSTLAWGVNFPAHLVVVKGTEYYDGKSRRYVDYPITDVLQMMGRAGRPQFDDQGKAVILVHDIKKDFYKKFLYEPFPVESSLLSVLSDHLNAEIAAGTISSKQDAMDYITWTYFFRRLMMNPSYYSLEDISHESINKYLSSLVERSLRDLESSYCIEIKEDDQSIEPLTYGRIASYYYLKHQTVRMFKERLRAELPIPELLSVLSDAEEYAELPVRHNEDQLNSQLAQQLPLQVNPHSYDSPHTKPHLLLQAHFSHAQLPCSDYTTDTKTVLDNAIRICQAMLDVAANEGWLVTAVSICNLLQMMVQGRWLHDSSLLTVPHIEQQDLYRFRNWANRKRRGDLGGFSRPIEGLPELIAACNGKESIFSAMVGQEFPSNQIAQAWSFLSHLPVLEVEMSMKGWWEESQEQMEQPLPAAGANLREESSWLDVHADQEYVLQVSLRRINVGQQRRKQDSKAQAPRFPKVKDEGWLLIVGEVDRRELLAVKRVGYVRKPHAVSMALYTPEKTGKCIYTLYLISDSYLGLDQQYDVHLNVTPASIAAQVNSEVSHSVSEVSLS from the exons agCTGCTGGACCTTCAGCCATTGCCGGTAACTGCTCTGGGTAACCAGGAGTACGAGAGCCTTTACAAGTTCACTCACTTCAACCCCATCCAGACGCAGATCTTCCACACGCTCTACCACACGGATACCAATGTCTTGCTGGGAGCACCAACAGGCTCTGGAAAAACCATTGCAGCAGAGATAGCCATGTTCCGGGTCTTCAACGAGTGTCCATCCTCCAAG GTGGTGTATATTGCCCCTTTGAAAGCCCTGGTGAGGGAGCGGATCGAGGACTGGAAGGTCAGGATTGAAGAGAAACTGGGAAAGAA AGTGGTGGAGCTGACGGGTGACGTAACTCCTGACATGAGAGCCATAGCACAGGCTGACCTGATCGTCACCACTCCAGAAAAGTGGGATGGAGTGAGCAGGAGTTGGCAGAACCGAAGCTACGTTCAGAAAGTAGCCATCCTCATCATTGATGAGATCCACCTGCTGG GTGAGGACAGAGGTCCGGTCTTGGAAGTCATTGTGTCCAGGACCAACTTTATCTCCTCTCACACTTCCAAGAGTGTTCGAGTAGTCGGTCTGTCCACGGCTCTGGCCAATGCTCGAGACCTTGCTGACTGGCTGGGAATCGGACAG GTGGGTTTGTTTAACTTCCGTCCATCTGTGCGCCCAGTCCCGCTAGAGGTTCACATCCACGGTTTCCCAGGACAGCACTACTGCCCCCGCATGGCCAGCATGAACAAGCCCACCTTCCAAG CGATACGCACTCACTCCCCGGCCAAGCCAGTGCTGATTTTTGTATCATCACGACGGCAAACTCGCCTGACTGCCCTGGACCTCATCGCTTACCTGGCTACAGAGGACAACCCCAAGCAGTGGCTGCACCAGGATGAGAGAGAG ATAGAGGACATCATCGCCACAGTTAGAGATTCCAACCTGAAGCTGACGCTGGCCTTTGGGATTGGCATGCATCATGCAGGCCTTcatgagagagacaggaagactGTGGAGGAGCTGTTTGTCAACTGTAAgatccag GTTCTGATCGCTACCAGTACTCTGGCCTGGGGAGTGAACTTCCCTGCTCACCTGGTGGTCGTCAAGGGAACAGAGTACTATGATGGCAAATCCAGGCGCTATGTGGACTACCCCATCACAG atgtccTGCAGATGATGGGCCGAGCAGGTCGTCCTCAGTTTGATGACCAGGGCAAAGCAGTGATTCTCGTCCATGACATAAAGAAGGATTTCTACAAGAAGTTCCTCTACGAACCTTTTCCTGTAGAGTCCAG cctcctcagcgTGCTGTCAGATCATCTGAATGCTGAGATTGCTGCAGGAACCATCTCATCCAAACAGGATGCCATGGACTACATTACCTGGACATACTTCTTCAGAAGGCTGATGATGAATCCCAG TTATTACAGCCTGGAAGACATCAGCCATGAGTCCATTAACAAATATCTGTCCAGCCTGGTGGAGAGAAGCCTGCGCGACCTGGAGTCGTCTTACTGCATAGAGATAAAAGAG GATGATCAATCGATCGAGCCGCTTACCTACGGTCGCATTGCCTCCTATTACTACCTGAAGCATCAGACAGTCCGCATGTTCAAAGAACGCCTCAGGGCTGAGCTACCCATCCCTGAGCTGCTCTCTGTTCTCTCG GATGCAGAGGAGTATGCCGAGCTGCCCGTCAGACACAATGAGGACCAGCTGAACAGCCAGCTGGCTCAGCAGCTCCCCTTGCAGGTCAACCCCCACTCCTACGACAGTCCACACACCAAGCCccacctgctgctgcaggcccACTTCAGCCATGCCCAGCTGCCGTGCAGCGACTACACCACTGACACAAAAACGGTGCTGGACAACGCCATCCGAATCTGCCAG GCAATGCTGGATGTAGCTGCTAATGAAGGTTGGCTCGTCACAGCTGTCAGCATCTGCAACCTCCTGCAAATGATGGTCCAGGGCCGCTGGCTGCACGACTCCTCGTTGCTGACAGTGCCACACATAGAACAGCAAGACCTCTATCGGTTCAG AAACTGGGCAAACAGGAAGCGGCGCGGTGACCTGGGAGGGTTCAGCAGGCCAATCGAAGGCCTTCCTGAGCTCATCGCTGCCTGTAATGGAAAAGAAAGTATTTTCTCTGCAATGGTCGGCCAAGAGTTTCCATCAAATCAGATTGCCCAG GCGTGGTCATTCCTGAGCCATCTCCCGGTGTTGGAAGTTGAGATGAGCATGAAGGGCTGGTGGGAGGAGAGCCAGGAGCAGATGGAGCAGCCCCTCCCTGCAGCAGGAGCTAACCTAAGAGAGGAGAGCAGCTGGCTGGATGTCCACGCTGACCAGGAGTATGTTCTGCAGGTGTCACTGAGACGCATCAATGTGGGCCAGCAGAGG AGGAAGCAGGACAGTAAGGCCCAAGCTCCCAGGTTCCCCAAGGTGAAGGATGAGGGTTGGCTCCTCATTGTTGGGGAGGTGGATCGCAGGGAGCTGCTGGCTGTGAAACGGGTCGGATACGTGCGCAAACCGCAC GCTGTGTCCATGGCCCTCTACACCCCGGAAAAGACCGGAAA GTGTATTTACACCCTCTACCTGATCAGTGACAGCTACCTGGGTCTGGACCAGCAGTATGACGTTCACCTGAATGTAACTCCTGCCAGCATCGCTGCCCAGGTCAACTCTGAGGTCTCACATTCAGTATCTGAAGTGTCCCTCAGCTGA